A genomic region of Pseudomonas migulae contains the following coding sequences:
- a CDS encoding thioesterase domain-containing protein — MNRDSRHLESVLHRDIPLTQAMGVKVLDWHDQQLRLYLPLEANVNHKSTMFGGSLYCGAVLAGWGWLHLRLREEGIEDGHIVIHEGHISYPLPVTMDATAICQAPSAAVWKKFLAMYERYGRARLTLHSRIVNEGSEEDAVTFTGQYVLHR, encoded by the coding sequence ATGAACCGCGACAGTCGTCACCTGGAATCAGTCCTGCACCGCGACATTCCCCTGACGCAGGCCATGGGCGTCAAAGTGCTCGACTGGCATGACCAGCAATTACGCCTGTACTTGCCGCTGGAAGCCAACGTCAATCACAAGAGCACCATGTTTGGCGGCAGCCTGTATTGCGGCGCGGTGCTGGCGGGCTGGGGCTGGCTGCATTTGCGTTTGCGCGAAGAAGGGATTGAAGACGGGCACATCGTGATTCACGAAGGGCACATCAGCTATCCGCTGCCGGTGACCATGGACGCGACGGCGATTTGCCAGGCGCCGAGTGCGGCGGTGTGGAAGAAGTTTTTGGCGATGTATGAACGGTATGGGAGAGCGCGCTTGACCCTGCATTCACGGATTGTGAATGAGGGGAGTGAGGAGGATGCGGTGACGTTTACCGGGCAGTACGTTCTTCACCGCTAG
- a CDS encoding sensor histidine kinase, translating into MNPTLPRRPRWRSLALLALCLAPLLWPLEHLAERYYRSELAGQNRQTLDLYVANLLGTLHRYEVLPQILGDLPALRADLSAPDDGVTQGNANRLLKNISAQTGAEVMYLMDTTGKTLAASNWDKHDSFVGRNFAFRPYFSEAMAGRLGRFFGLGTTSAKRGYFFAAAVRDREKIIGVLVVKVDLDHTESLWGKTPEQLLVTDHNGVVILTSRPEWRFRATRPLSDAEREAITAIQPYPTVEPKPLNLNPDAWLTQTRQIDETGWSVSILAPRTLIDRPVRTVVAIGGATLLVLMLLLGLMMQRRRHYLDRIAFEAKARRELEGRVAERTSDLEGLNRRLKQEVLERENAQQELVRAQDDLVQAGKLSALGTMSASISHELNQPLAAIRSYAENAEVLLDHERTDDARGNLKLISELTGRMASIIAHLRAFARRDRHAPESVALQPALDDALALLAKRRRSMEVELIRDLPAATLWVEAGETRLRQVLGNLLANALDALTEKGPPRKLWLSAQSTADGVILYIRDNGPGFCMEALGRASEPFYTTKTRTQGLGLGLAICETLMRAFGGELSFANHKEGGALITLKLRAGAPGVSLQPSEDRSA; encoded by the coding sequence ATGAACCCGACCCTTCCCCGCCGACCCCGCTGGCGCAGCCTGGCCCTGCTTGCGCTGTGCCTGGCGCCTTTGCTGTGGCCGCTGGAGCATCTGGCCGAGCGTTACTACCGCAGCGAACTGGCCGGGCAAAACCGTCAGACCCTCGACCTGTACGTCGCCAACCTGCTGGGCACGCTGCATCGCTATGAGGTGCTGCCGCAGATTCTGGGCGACCTGCCGGCCCTGCGCGCCGACCTGTCGGCACCGGACGACGGCGTCACCCAAGGCAACGCCAACCGGTTGCTGAAGAACATCAGCGCCCAGACCGGCGCCGAAGTCATGTACCTGATGGACACCACGGGCAAGACGCTCGCCGCCTCCAACTGGGACAAACACGACAGCTTCGTCGGGCGCAATTTCGCCTTTCGGCCGTATTTCAGTGAAGCCATGGCCGGGCGCCTGGGGCGCTTCTTCGGTCTGGGCACCACGTCGGCCAAACGCGGTTACTTCTTCGCGGCAGCGGTCCGGGATCGCGAAAAAATCATCGGCGTGCTGGTGGTCAAGGTTGACCTGGACCACACCGAAAGCCTCTGGGGCAAAACCCCCGAACAACTGCTGGTGACTGACCACAACGGCGTGGTCATTCTCACCTCGCGGCCGGAATGGCGGTTTCGCGCGACCCGCCCGCTGAGCGATGCGGAGCGTGAAGCAATCACCGCGATTCAACCCTACCCGACCGTCGAACCCAAGCCGTTGAACCTCAATCCGGACGCGTGGTTGACGCAGACCCGGCAGATCGACGAAACCGGCTGGAGCGTCAGCATCCTTGCGCCGCGCACCCTGATCGACCGCCCGGTGCGCACGGTGGTCGCCATCGGCGGCGCGACGCTGCTGGTCTTGATGCTGCTGCTTGGCCTGATGATGCAGCGCCGCCGCCACTACCTCGACCGAATCGCCTTCGAAGCCAAGGCCCGTCGGGAACTGGAAGGCCGCGTCGCCGAACGTACCAGCGACCTCGAAGGCCTTAACCGTCGGCTGAAACAGGAAGTCCTGGAGCGCGAAAACGCCCAGCAGGAACTGGTGCGCGCCCAGGATGACCTGGTGCAGGCCGGCAAGCTGTCGGCGCTCGGGACCATGTCGGCGAGCATCAGCCACGAACTCAATCAGCCGCTGGCGGCGATCCGCAGCTACGCGGAAAACGCCGAAGTGCTGCTCGATCACGAGCGCACCGACGATGCGCGCGGCAACCTCAAGCTGATCAGTGAACTGACCGGGCGCATGGCCTCGATCATCGCGCACCTGCGCGCCTTCGCCCGGCGTGATCGCCACGCGCCGGAAAGTGTCGCGCTGCAACCGGCGCTGGATGACGCGCTGGCGCTGCTGGCCAAGCGCCGGCGGAGCATGGAAGTCGAGCTGATCCGCGATTTGCCCGCCGCCACGCTGTGGGTCGAGGCCGGGGAAACCCGTTTGCGCCAGGTGCTGGGCAACCTGCTGGCCAACGCCCTGGACGCGCTGACGGAAAAAGGCCCGCCACGTAAACTCTGGTTGAGTGCCCAATCCACCGCCGATGGCGTCATTCTGTACATTCGCGACAATGGCCCCGGCTTTTGCATGGAAGCCCTTGGCCGCGCCAGCGAGCCTTTCTACACCACCAAGACCCGCACGCAGGGACTGGGCCTGGGGCTGGCGATCTGCGAGACCCTGATGCGCGCCTTCGGGGGTGAACTGTCGTTCGCCAACCACAAGGAAGGCGGTGCCCTGATTACCCTGAAACTGCGCGCAGGCGCACCGGGCGTGAGCCTGCAACCGTCCGAGGACCGAAGTGCATGA
- the cysQ gene encoding 3'(2'),5'-bisphosphate nucleotidase CysQ, with protein MNFPHPLMAPVVELALKAGDAILPFWRIGTAVTAKSDDSPVTAADLAAHHLILAGLTALDPSIPVLSEEDADIPQSVRAGWQRWWLVDPLDGTKEFISGSEEFTVNIALIEQGRVVFGVVSMPTNGRFYLGGAGLGAWRGDREAEPLPIQVRNAPAAGEAFTVVASRRHSSPEQERLLAGLSASLGELQLANIGSSLKFCLLAEGAADCYPRLAPTSQWDTAAAQGVLEGAGGEVLDVSGVPFSYPARESLRNEFFLALPAKAAWREKLLELARS; from the coding sequence ATGAATTTTCCGCATCCATTGATGGCGCCGGTGGTTGAACTGGCGTTGAAGGCCGGCGACGCGATCCTGCCGTTCTGGCGTATCGGCACCGCGGTGACCGCCAAGTCTGACGATTCTCCAGTCACCGCAGCTGACCTGGCCGCTCATCATCTGATTCTGGCCGGGCTGACCGCGCTCGACCCGAGCATCCCGGTGTTGTCCGAAGAGGACGCCGACATCCCGCAGAGCGTGCGTGCCGGGTGGCAGCGCTGGTGGCTGGTCGATCCGCTGGACGGGACCAAGGAATTCATCTCGGGCAGCGAAGAGTTCACCGTCAACATCGCGCTGATCGAGCAAGGTCGTGTGGTGTTTGGCGTGGTGTCGATGCCGACCAACGGACGTTTCTATCTCGGTGGTGCCGGCCTGGGCGCGTGGCGCGGTGATCGAGAAGCCGAGCCGTTGCCGATTCAGGTTCGCAATGCTCCGGCTGCGGGAGAGGCGTTCACTGTCGTCGCCAGCCGTCGGCATTCAAGTCCTGAACAAGAGCGTTTGCTGGCCGGGTTGAGCGCCAGCCTGGGTGAACTGCAATTGGCCAATATCGGCAGTTCGTTGAAGTTCTGTCTGCTGGCGGAAGGGGCGGCTGATTGTTATCCGCGCCTGGCGCCGACTTCGCAGTGGGACACGGCGGCTGCGCAAGGTGTGCTGGAAGGGGCGGGCGGCGAAGTATTGGATGTGAGCGGCGTGCCGTTCAGCTATCCGGCGCGGGAGTCTTTGCGCAACGAGTTTTTCCTGGCGCTGCCGGCGAAGGCTGCCTGGCGGGAAAAACTGCTGGAGCTCGCCCGCTCCTGA
- the rfbB gene encoding dTDP-glucose 4,6-dehydratase, with the protein MRILITGGAGFIGSALVRHLIRHTEHEVLNLDKLTYAGNLESLTSIANDTRYEFVQADIVDQAAVSAVLARFQPHAIMHLAAESHVDRSIDGPSDFIQTNIVGTYSLLEATRAYWQTLAEPEKSAFRFHHISTDEVYGDLHGVDDLFTETTPYAPSSPYSASKAASDHLVRAWQRTYGLPVLLTNCSNNYGPFHFPEKLIPLVILNALAGKPLPVYGNGLQVRDWLFVEDHARALFKVVTEGVVGETYNIGGHNEQKNIDVVRGICALLEELAPNKPEGVAHFADLITFVQDRPGHDLRYAIDASKIERELGWTPEETFETGLRKTVQWYLENLEWCRRVQDGSYQGERLGAINTKELIA; encoded by the coding sequence ATGCGTATTCTCATCACCGGCGGTGCCGGTTTCATTGGCTCTGCCCTGGTTCGCCACCTGATTCGGCACACTGAGCATGAAGTGCTCAACCTGGACAAACTGACCTACGCTGGCAATCTGGAATCGCTGACCAGTATTGCCAACGACACCCGCTACGAATTCGTGCAGGCCGATATCGTTGATCAGGCCGCCGTCAGCGCCGTGCTGGCACGTTTCCAGCCGCATGCGATCATGCATCTGGCGGCCGAGTCCCATGTCGACCGCTCCATCGACGGTCCGTCGGATTTCATTCAAACCAATATCGTCGGCACCTACAGCCTGCTCGAGGCAACCCGCGCCTACTGGCAGACCCTGGCCGAGCCCGAGAAAAGCGCTTTCCGCTTTCACCACATCTCCACGGATGAGGTTTACGGCGACCTGCATGGCGTCGATGACCTGTTCACGGAAACGACGCCGTACGCACCGAGCTCACCGTATTCCGCCAGCAAGGCGGCCTCCGACCATCTGGTCCGCGCCTGGCAACGCACCTATGGCCTGCCGGTGTTGCTGACCAACTGCTCGAACAACTACGGGCCGTTCCACTTCCCTGAAAAACTGATCCCGCTGGTGATTCTCAACGCCCTCGCCGGCAAGCCGCTGCCTGTCTACGGTAACGGCCTGCAGGTTCGCGACTGGCTGTTCGTCGAGGATCACGCTCGCGCACTGTTCAAAGTGGTCACCGAAGGCGTGGTCGGCGAGACCTACAACATCGGCGGTCACAACGAGCAGAAGAACATCGACGTGGTGCGTGGCATCTGCGCGCTACTCGAAGAACTGGCGCCGAACAAACCTGAAGGCGTCGCGCATTTCGCCGACCTGATCACTTTCGTCCAGGACCGTCCTGGCCATGACCTGCGCTACGCGATCGATGCCAGCAAGATTGAGCGCGAACTCGGCTGGACGCCCGAAGAAACCTTCGAGACCGGCCTGCGCAAAACCGTCCAGTGGTATCTGGAAAACCTGGAGTGGTGCCGCCGTGTTCAGGACGGCAGCTACCAGGGTGAACGACTGGGCGCCATCAATACCAAGGAGTTGATCGCATGA
- the rfbA gene encoding glucose-1-phosphate thymidylyltransferase RfbA — translation MMKGIVLAGGSGTRLHPITLGVSKQLLPIYDKPMIYYPISVLMLAGIKEILVISTPQDLPQYRNLLGDGSQFGVHFSYAEQPSPDGLAQAFLIGEEFIGKDPVCLILGDNIFHGQRFSEQLNNAVNRPSGATVFGYWVKDPERFGVIDFDDEGRALSIEEKPKVPKSSYAVTGLYFYDNDVIEIAKAVKPSPRGELEITDVNNAYLKRGDLQVERFGRGFAWLDTGTHDSLLEASQYVQTIEHRQGLKVACLEEIAYEKGWIDREHLLERAKYFGKTGYGQYLYKLAEGGQ, via the coding sequence ATGATGAAAGGAATTGTGTTGGCCGGGGGTTCGGGCACGCGTCTGCACCCGATCACGCTGGGCGTATCAAAACAGCTATTGCCGATCTACGACAAACCGATGATCTACTACCCGATCTCGGTCCTGATGCTGGCCGGCATCAAGGAAATCCTGGTGATCTCCACCCCGCAGGACCTCCCGCAGTATCGCAACCTGCTGGGTGACGGCAGTCAGTTCGGCGTGCATTTCAGCTACGCCGAACAACCTTCGCCGGATGGCCTGGCCCAGGCCTTTCTGATTGGTGAGGAATTCATTGGCAAGGATCCGGTGTGCCTGATCCTCGGCGACAACATCTTCCACGGTCAGCGCTTTAGCGAGCAGTTGAACAACGCCGTTAATCGCCCTTCTGGCGCCACCGTGTTCGGTTACTGGGTCAAAGACCCGGAGCGCTTCGGCGTGATCGATTTCGACGACGAAGGCCGCGCCTTGTCGATCGAAGAAAAGCCGAAAGTACCGAAATCCAGCTATGCCGTGACCGGCCTGTATTTCTACGACAACGACGTGATCGAGATCGCCAAGGCCGTGAAGCCTTCACCGCGCGGTGAACTGGAGATCACCGACGTCAACAATGCCTACCTCAAGCGTGGCGATCTGCAGGTCGAGCGCTTCGGTCGTGGTTTCGCCTGGCTGGATACCGGCACTCACGACAGCCTGCTCGAAGCCTCCCAATACGTGCAGACCATCGAGCACCGCCAAGGGTTGAAAGTCGCCTGTCTTGAAGAAATTGCCTACGAAAAAGGCTGGATCGACCGCGAGCATTTGCTCGAGCGCGCCAAGTATTTTGGCAAGACCGGTTACGGCCAGTACCTTTACAAACTGGCTGAGGGTGGACAATGA
- a CDS encoding sigma-54-dependent transcriptional regulator has protein sequence MTIDNRIQVVLIDDDPHLRQALSQTLDLAGLKILPLAEAKGVAGQLERDWPGVVVSDIRMPGMDGLELLTELHAQDPELPVLLITGHGDVPLAVQAMRIGAYDFLEKPFASDALLDSVRRALALRRLVLDNRSLRLALSDRNELSTRLVGQSAPMLRLREQIGALAATKADVLILGETGAGKEVVARALHDLSSRRNGPFVAINAGALAESVVESELFGHEPGAFTGAQKRRIGKFEFANGGTLFLDEIESMSLDVQVKLLRLLQERVVERLGGNQLIPLDIRIIAATKEDLRQSADQGRFRADLYYRLNVAPLRIPPLRERGEDALMLFQHFADEASARHGLPPHELQPGQRALLLRHTWPGNVRELQNAAERFALGLELALDNSAPEGGASTTVEVVSGGLSEQVENFEKSLIAAELARSHSSVRSLAEALGIPRKTLHDKLRKHGLNFADHHPTDELD, from the coding sequence ATGACCATCGACAACCGCATCCAGGTCGTGCTGATCGACGACGATCCCCATCTACGACAGGCCTTGAGCCAGACGCTGGACCTGGCAGGCCTGAAAATCCTGCCGCTCGCCGAAGCCAAAGGCGTGGCCGGGCAACTGGAGCGCGACTGGCCGGGGGTGGTGGTCAGCGATATCCGCATGCCGGGCATGGACGGTCTTGAGTTGCTGACCGAGCTGCACGCGCAAGACCCGGAACTGCCGGTGCTGCTGATCACCGGCCACGGCGACGTGCCGCTGGCGGTGCAAGCGATGCGCATCGGCGCCTATGACTTTCTGGAAAAACCCTTCGCCAGCGACGCCCTGCTCGACAGTGTGCGCCGTGCATTGGCCTTGCGCCGGTTGGTGCTGGATAACCGCAGCCTGCGTCTGGCCCTGAGCGACCGCAATGAACTGAGTACACGACTGGTCGGGCAATCGGCGCCGATGCTGCGCTTGCGCGAACAGATCGGCGCACTGGCCGCGACCAAGGCCGACGTGCTGATCCTCGGCGAAACCGGTGCCGGCAAAGAAGTCGTGGCCCGGGCGCTGCACGATTTGTCGAGCCGGCGTAACGGACCGTTCGTGGCGATCAACGCCGGCGCCCTGGCCGAATCGGTAGTGGAAAGCGAACTGTTCGGCCACGAGCCGGGCGCCTTTACCGGCGCGCAAAAGCGCCGCATCGGCAAGTTCGAATTCGCCAACGGCGGCACGCTGTTCCTCGATGAAATCGAAAGCATGAGCCTGGACGTACAGGTGAAGTTGCTGCGCTTGCTGCAAGAGCGGGTGGTCGAGCGTCTGGGTGGCAATCAGCTGATCCCGCTGGACATCCGCATCATCGCCGCGACCAAGGAGGATCTGCGCCAGTCCGCCGATCAGGGACGCTTCCGTGCTGACTTGTATTACCGCCTCAACGTCGCGCCGCTGCGCATTCCGCCGTTGCGCGAACGGGGTGAAGATGCGTTGATGCTGTTCCAGCATTTTGCCGATGAAGCCAGTGCACGCCATGGCTTGCCGCCCCACGAACTGCAACCGGGACAACGGGCGTTGCTGCTGCGCCACACCTGGCCGGGCAACGTGCGGGAATTGCAGAACGCCGCCGAACGTTTTGCCCTGGGCCTGGAACTGGCGCTGGACAACAGCGCGCCGGAGGGCGGGGCGAGCACAACGGTTGAAGTGGTCAGCGGCGGGTTGAGCGAGCAGGTGGAAAACTTCGAGAAATCGTTGATTGCCGCCGAACTGGCACGCTCTCACAGCTCAGTCCGCAGCCTCGCCGAAGCCCTCGGCATTCCGCGCAAGACCTTGCACGACAAACTGCGCAAGCACGGGCTGAACTTTGCCGACCATCACCCGACCGACGAACTCGATTGA
- the rfbD gene encoding dTDP-4-dehydrorhamnose reductase codes for MKILICGKQGQVSRELQHRLGVLGELVVPGRDQLDLTQPEQIRQQVRRVRPDLIINAAAHTAVDQAESEPQAAFAINAEAPGILAEEALALDIPLIHYSTDYVFDGSKTAPYNEADEPHPLGVYGQSKLAGEHAITAVQGKHLILRTSWVYSNHGRNFLLTMQRLLQEKPELRIVADQIGAPTWAGTIANSTLALIERWQAGETGAWGTYHLTAQGETSWFGFAQAIGEALREQGKPCATLLPITTSDYPTPATRPLNSRLDCSRLQREWGVSQPDWQTALRECLAGQA; via the coding sequence ATGAAAATACTCATCTGTGGCAAGCAGGGCCAGGTTTCACGTGAGTTACAGCATCGTCTCGGTGTACTGGGCGAGTTGGTCGTTCCGGGACGCGATCAACTCGATCTGACTCAACCGGAACAGATTCGCCAGCAGGTCCGGCGCGTTCGTCCCGACCTGATCATCAATGCCGCAGCCCACACAGCAGTCGATCAGGCTGAAAGCGAGCCGCAAGCAGCCTTCGCCATCAACGCCGAGGCACCGGGCATTCTCGCCGAGGAAGCCTTGGCGCTGGACATTCCGCTGATCCACTACTCCACCGATTACGTGTTCGACGGCAGCAAGACTGCGCCTTACAACGAAGCTGACGAACCTCACCCGTTGGGCGTTTACGGCCAGAGCAAACTGGCGGGCGAACACGCAATAACCGCGGTACAGGGCAAGCACCTGATCTTGCGCACCAGTTGGGTCTATTCGAACCACGGCCGCAATTTCCTGCTGACCATGCAACGCCTGCTGCAGGAAAAACCGGAGTTGCGCATCGTCGCCGACCAGATCGGCGCGCCCACCTGGGCCGGCACGATCGCCAACAGCACCCTCGCCCTGATCGAACGCTGGCAGGCCGGCGAGACCGGCGCCTGGGGCACTTATCACCTGACCGCGCAGGGTGAAACCTCGTGGTTCGGTTTCGCCCAGGCCATCGGCGAAGCGCTGCGGGAACAGGGAAAGCCTTGCGCAACCCTGCTGCCGATCACCACCAGCGACTACCCGACACCCGCCACCCGACCGCTGAACTCGCGCCTGGATTGCAGTCGCCTGCAACGTGAATGGGGCGTCAGTCAGCCTGACTGGCAAACCGCGTTGCGCGAGTGTCTTGCCGGACAAGCCTAG
- a CDS encoding aminotransferase, which yields MPLATLIHRASLPSPQVSAAQALELLEGHYGLSGKLQALGSQQDLNYRVDSKHGRFVLKICRGDYSALELQAQHAGLKHLAEHSNVPVPRVIAAENGADLLSLEVGGQAVHVRLLEYIEGQSLTHLDHLPGAVVAGFGRLCGEMDQALADFNHAGLERTLQWDARHANALIAHLLPVIGDDAQRALIAQVAEQAERHLQPLVDKLPVQAIHMDITDDNVVWERDSQRQWQLQGVIDFGDLVRTWRITDLSVTCAALLHHAGGDPFYILPAVQAYHAVNPLQHEELLALWPLIVARAAVLVLSGEQQVSIDPGNQYSRDNLTHEWEIFRVATSVPLALMEAAILTSVGQSLPDIGGEGFAPLLPSLVGREFALIDLGVLSPHFEAGNWEQEGIDQRLLSEAAAAHGLAASRYGQYRLSRTRPDSASEPDTCPLHVELRVPHGTAVESPFAGVVHQPAPGVLQLDGPQLSVRLWGVTPSLHTGAALVKGQVLGAVSGPLRVQLCRGASFDAPLFCTPSRAPAWQALCPSPAVLLGLACDAEAELDSQTLLARRDASFARTQKHYYVDPPRIERGWRNHLIDMQGRSYLDMLNNVAVLGHGHPRMAAVASRQWSLLNTNSRFNYAAVAEFSERLLKLSPEGMDRVFLVNSGSEANDLAIRLAWAYSGGRDIVSVLEAYHGWTVGADAVSTSIADNPKALSSRPDWVHPVTAPNTYRGEFRGPDSAPDYVRSVEHNLAKIAEQGRQLGGFICEPVYGNAGGISLPPGYLKKVYGLVRAQGGVCIADEVQVGYGRMGHFFWGFEEQGVVPDIITMAKGMGNGQPLGAVITRREIAEALEAEGYFFSSAGGSPVSCQIGMAVLDVMEEEKLWENAQVVGGYFKERLEALIDSHPLVGAVHGSGFYLGVELIRDRETLEPATEETTALCDRLRELGIFMQPTGDYLNVLKIKPPMVTSRRSVDFFVDMLAKVLAEGL from the coding sequence ATGCCGCTCGCCACGTTGATTCATCGCGCCAGTTTGCCCAGCCCGCAGGTGTCTGCGGCGCAAGCGCTAGAGCTGCTCGAAGGGCATTACGGGCTGAGCGGAAAGCTACAGGCGCTCGGCAGCCAGCAGGATCTCAACTACCGCGTTGACAGTAAGCATGGGCGTTTCGTCCTGAAAATCTGCCGGGGCGACTATTCGGCGCTGGAACTGCAAGCCCAGCATGCGGGGCTCAAGCATCTGGCCGAGCACTCCAACGTGCCGGTGCCGCGAGTGATTGCCGCCGAGAACGGCGCCGATCTGCTGTCACTTGAAGTCGGCGGACAAGCGGTGCATGTACGCCTGCTCGAATACATCGAGGGTCAGTCGCTCACACACCTGGATCATTTGCCTGGAGCCGTGGTGGCCGGTTTCGGCCGGCTCTGCGGTGAAATGGATCAGGCGCTGGCCGACTTCAACCATGCGGGGCTTGAACGCACCCTTCAGTGGGACGCGCGCCACGCCAATGCGTTGATCGCGCATTTGCTGCCGGTCATCGGGGATGACGCGCAGCGAGCGCTGATCGCGCAAGTGGCCGAACAGGCCGAGCGGCATTTGCAGCCGTTGGTGGACAAGTTGCCGGTGCAGGCCATCCACATGGACATCACCGATGACAACGTGGTCTGGGAGCGCGATTCGCAACGCCAGTGGCAACTGCAAGGCGTGATCGATTTCGGTGATCTGGTCCGCACCTGGCGCATTACCGACCTGTCGGTGACCTGCGCGGCGTTGCTGCACCATGCCGGTGGCGATCCGTTCTATATTTTGCCGGCGGTCCAGGCCTATCACGCGGTCAACCCGTTGCAACACGAAGAACTGCTGGCGCTGTGGCCGCTGATCGTCGCGCGGGCGGCGGTGCTGGTGCTCAGCGGTGAACAGCAGGTCAGCATCGATCCGGGCAACCAATACAGTCGCGACAACCTGACCCACGAATGGGAAATTTTCCGCGTCGCCACCTCGGTGCCGCTGGCGCTGATGGAAGCGGCGATCCTCACCTCTGTCGGCCAGAGCCTGCCAGACATCGGCGGCGAAGGTTTCGCGCCGCTGCTGCCGAGCCTGGTCGGACGTGAGTTCGCCTTGATCGACCTGGGCGTACTCAGCCCGCATTTCGAGGCCGGTAACTGGGAGCAGGAAGGGATCGATCAGCGTCTGTTGAGCGAAGCGGCGGCAGCGCACGGCTTGGCTGCCAGCCGTTACGGACAATATCGGTTGTCCCGCACCCGCCCCGACAGTGCCAGCGAGCCGGACACGTGCCCGCTGCATGTCGAGTTGCGAGTGCCCCACGGCACGGCGGTCGAATCGCCATTTGCCGGCGTGGTCCACCAACCGGCGCCGGGTGTGTTGCAACTCGACGGCCCGCAATTGAGCGTGCGGCTGTGGGGCGTGACGCCGTCGCTGCACACCGGCGCGGCGCTGGTCAAAGGCCAGGTGTTGGGCGCAGTCAGCGGTCCGTTGCGAGTGCAGCTGTGCCGAGGTGCTTCGTTCGATGCGCCGTTGTTTTGCACGCCGTCTCGTGCGCCGGCCTGGCAAGCGTTGTGTCCGTCGCCGGCGGTGCTGCTGGGGCTGGCGTGCGACGCTGAAGCGGAGCTTGATTCGCAGACCTTGCTGGCGCGCCGCGACGCCAGTTTCGCCCGGACCCAGAAACACTATTACGTCGACCCGCCACGCATCGAACGCGGCTGGCGCAACCACCTGATCGACATGCAGGGCCGTTCCTACCTCGACATGCTCAACAACGTCGCGGTGCTCGGCCACGGTCATCCGCGTATGGCCGCAGTAGCCAGCCGTCAGTGGTCGCTGCTCAATACCAACTCGCGGTTCAACTACGCGGCGGTTGCCGAATTTTCCGAGCGTTTGCTGAAGCTGTCGCCGGAGGGCATGGACCGGGTGTTCCTGGTCAACAGCGGCAGCGAGGCCAATGACCTGGCGATCCGCCTGGCATGGGCCTACAGCGGTGGTCGCGACATCGTCAGCGTGCTGGAGGCCTATCACGGCTGGACGGTGGGCGCGGACGCGGTTTCGACTTCGATTGCCGACAACCCCAAGGCCTTGAGCAGCCGCCCGGACTGGGTGCACCCGGTGACGGCGCCGAACACCTATCGCGGCGAATTCCGTGGTCCGGACAGTGCGCCGGATTATGTGCGCAGCGTCGAACACAACCTGGCGAAAATCGCTGAGCAGGGGCGCCAGCTGGGCGGTTTCATTTGCGAGCCGGTGTACGGCAATGCGGGCGGCATCTCGCTGCCGCCGGGGTATCTGAAAAAAGTCTACGGGTTGGTTCGTGCCCAGGGCGGCGTGTGCATCGCCGACGAAGTGCAGGTCGGCTACGGGCGTATGGGCCACTTCTTCTGGGGTTTCGAAGAACAGGGCGTGGTGCCGGACATCATCACCATGGCCAAAGGCATGGGCAACGGCCAGCCGCTGGGCGCGGTGATTACCCGCCGGGAAATCGCCGAAGCGTTGGAAGCCGAAGGTTATTTCTTCTCGTCGGCGGGTGGCAGCCCGGTCAGTTGCCAGATCGGCATGGCCGTTCTGGATGTGATGGAAGAAGAAAAACTCTGGGAAAACGCCCAGGTCGTAGGCGGGTATTTCAAGGAGCGTCTTGAGGCGCTGATCGATAGTCATCCGTTGGTGGGCGCGGTGCACGGGTCCGGGTTTTATCTGGGTGTCGAATTGATCCGCGACCGCGAGACCCTGGAACCGGCGACTGAAGAAACCACGGCGTTGTGTGATCGCCTGCGGGAATTGGGGATCTTCATGCAGCCGACGGGGGATTATCTGAACGTCCTCAAGATCAAACCACCGATGGTGACATCGCGCCGGAGTGTGGATTTCTTTGTCGATATGTTGGCGAAGGTGCTCGCGGAGGGGCTGTAA
- the rfbC gene encoding dTDP-4-dehydrorhamnose 3,5-epimerase, with product MNVIETELPGVLILEPKVFGDERGFFYESFNAKAFEEATGLKRQFVQDNHSRSQKGVLRGLHYQLENTQGKLVRVTAGEVLDVAVDVRRSSPNFGQWAAVRLSAENSRQLWVPEGFAHGFVVLSDFAEFLYKTTDYYNPTAECCIRWDDPTLAIDWQLEEAPKLSARDQHGKTLQEVDLFP from the coding sequence ATGAATGTGATTGAAACCGAGCTGCCCGGTGTGTTGATCCTTGAGCCCAAGGTCTTCGGGGACGAGCGCGGCTTTTTCTACGAAAGCTTCAATGCAAAGGCGTTTGAAGAGGCGACGGGCCTGAAGAGGCAGTTCGTTCAGGACAACCATTCCCGCTCACAGAAGGGCGTCCTGCGCGGCCTGCACTATCAACTGGAAAACACTCAGGGAAAACTGGTGCGCGTTACCGCCGGTGAAGTGCTCGATGTCGCGGTGGATGTACGTCGCAGTTCACCGAATTTCGGCCAGTGGGCGGCAGTGCGTTTGTCCGCAGAAAACAGTCGCCAACTCTGGGTGCCGGAAGGATTTGCCCATGGGTTCGTGGTGCTGAGTGACTTCGCCGAGTTCCTCTACAAGACCACCGACTATTACAACCCGACCGCCGAATGTTGCATCCGATGGGACGATCCAACACTTGCCATCGACTGGCAACTGGAGGAAGCGCCCAAGCTTTCGGCCAGGGATCAGCACGGTAAAACCTTGCAAGAAGTTGATCTGTTTCCATGA